The following DNA comes from Aquila chrysaetos chrysaetos chromosome 9, bAquChr1.4, whole genome shotgun sequence.
ctgggggtggctgtgggtttctgcaggcaggaggggagggcagggatgggCTGAGCCCACTGGCACAGCCGTGGGACCAGAGGGAGCCTGCAAGACCCCTGCCCCATGCCCCCAGGTAACGTTGGGTGCTCGCAGTCAGGCTCAGCTCTCAAGTTGGGAAGATTTCGCGCAGGCTCTTGTGCCCAGGATTGGTTCTGGGGCTTTGCAGCACCCAAACAGGGCTGACGACACACAGCCccatctccctgcctgcaggcaggagggctggggggatgcCAGAGGTCCCCAGGAGCTGTGGGTGCTCCAGCCGCCTGCCCTCATCCTTCCCCAGGTGTGAAACCAAGTGTCGGAACGGGACGTATGGGGAGAACTGCGCCTTCGTCTGCAGCGACTGCGTCAACGGCCAGTGCCACTTCGAGACCGGCCGGTGCCTCTGCCACCCCGGCTCCCACGGCACATAGTAAGTGAGCCACACGCTTCGGGGTGCACCCCAGGGCATGGGCAATGCTTGGGAATCTCCTGCCCCCTCGGGTCCTACGCGGTTCCCAGCCGAGAGGTTTCCTGCGGTGGAAGTGCTCATGGGCAATAATTCCAATGATTTTtggagcagaggggaaaggacGTGCTTGCAGAGCTGTTAGCAGCAAGGTAATGCCGCGAGAGAGAGGTTTTGCTTTAGGAAATGCCTATTTGGCAAAAACAAATGCCGTTGACAGAACGgtggtttgttgggggttttggttttttttcaagtctaGGGTGGAATTTCTagctgaaaagagagagaaaaccacATCCCAGAATAGCAAATAGCCTCATGGGCATGGCATCTGCAGGGTGCTCCTGCTGCAAGCTGTGCCTCCAGCCGAGGTCTTCCTCACCCCTGGGAAAAGCCCCCCCCagtcctcctcctttcccccagcccAAGGGAGAGGCACAAGGGACATCACGTCCTGCATGCCCTGGTGGTTTTTTCCAGTGTGGGCCTGAAATGCTgtttgaaaaggcaaagaaagtgTTTCCCACCCGGCTGGGGCATGCAAACAGCTCCCCCAGGTCCTGCGGGGTGTTGCTCAGATTTTCCCAGCAATTAACTATAAGGGTGATGGCAGTGACAGGGATTCGGAGCTGGCATCCTGCCCGTGCCAGCGTTTCGCTCAGGGCATGTAAACAGGGAGCGTTTGCATTTCGGGTGGGTGTTTTTGGAGCTTCGCCAACCACTCGTGCTGCCAAAAGAGCTGGCTGGGCACTGGCGCCAGCTCAGGGTGCCCAGCTTGGGCATCGTTGCCACCTTTGGTAGCAAAGGCAGAGGTAAGTGGGTCCTGGTGTTTACTGGGGGTGCGCGGTCATGCTTTCGGCACAGCACCGAAGGGCAGCATGTGAATTAAACTATTCTGAGaccccagcacagcaccagGAATGTGGGGACTGGGGGTGCTCAGGAtgcagccccggccccagcaGCATCCTAGGGCTGTAACTGCGGGCTGAGCTGTGCCATATGGGTGCACGCCGGGCGGGCTCGGGGACTTTCTTGGTGCTCAGGCGGATCCCTGTGACTTATGTGCAAACTAGTGTTTTTGTCAGCAGCGTATAATTTTGCTAAAAAGGGGATGATTTCTGGAAGGAAGGCAGAAGCGACGTCCTCGCTGGGCAGGGGTGTCCTCTCAGCTCTACGTTGGGAGGATGCTGAAGGAAAGGCTGCTAAGTTATTTGTGGTGTGCACAAAGAGGTTTATCTCTTCATCATCATTCCCAGAGGTGTCGAGAccctcttggaaaaaaaaacgcccccctctgctctcccaaCATCTCAGCCTGGGGCAGAAACGTGGGTCTAAGTAGTGGGGTGCGGAGGTTTGGGTTGCCGGGGAAATATCCCAGCTCCCGTCCCACCGCGTTTGCTGCCCCGGCACAGCTGCTCCGAGCGGCCGCGGGGGCTCAGCGCCCGTCCCGGCGGGCACGCGGCGCCTGGCGGGCACGAGGCTCGGCCGGGCCGGCGCTTTGCAAGTCGGCGGAGCATGAAATGGGCTGAGCCGCCTCCGGGCACGGCGCcgagggctgggggcagctgcgTTCCCCGGGGAGTGTGTTTGGGCCGGGGCCCGCTGGCTCCTTATGGCTGCAGCCGCTCCGGCCGGGATGCTGCTGCCGGTGAGCAGCTGGTGGAGGGTTTGGTGACCGGTAGCGCCACCGGCATCCCCCAAATCCATCCGGGTCCTGCACCGCGGTGCCTGTCCCACCGCCGGGGTGGAAGGTTGGGTTGGTCCCACCAACACCGAGAGCCCCGGTTGCTTTGGCGTGTGCCTGGCATGTATTTTCTGTGCTCAGGCCCTTGATGCTCGCAGGTCGGTGCCCGTTCCACGCGTGTCCCCACCGCCTTGGTGACGCTGTCAGGGAGGTCATTTTACCAGCGGTGGGGATTTGACGCTGGGGATTTGAGGCTGGGCTTAGCCAAACCGGGAGGGTCTGCCCTGACAGAGCGGATGCCTCAGGGATGCTcgtttgttttttcttctcggaggccaaaaaataaaaataaaatcaatctgGGCACTTTCCCAGCTCATGCCGTGGCTCTGCCCGGCTCAGTGTGGGGGAGCCCAGGAGTGCCATGGCCACGTCActgctgagctgagctggaAATCTTGCGTGTGACACTGGGGTGACTTTAGATGCAACTGCTGGGTTAACAACCTTTCCTAATTGCTGCGCCTAATTGCAAAGCCGCACGCGGGGAGCAGCGAGAGTGTGTGAGCTCTAGCTGGGCCAAATCTCGCGAGCGATGGGTGAAGCCGCTGGGTGGGTGATGCggtcctgctgcctgcagctcagggGGTCCCCCAGGGTGCGGGGGGGGCTGTGTCAGAGCAGCCTGGAGAAGTGCCCCCCACTTTTCCCCAGAGCACGGAGGGTttgggaggaggcagcagccgTGGCGGCGAGGGCTCTCACTTggccccttccctccagctgtAACCTGACTTGCCCGCCCGGCCGCTACGGAGCCAACTGCGCCGAAGCCTGCAGCTGCCACGACGGCGCCTGCGACCCGCTGACGGGCGCCTGCCACATGGGTGAGTGCCGGCGGGCACGGGTCGGGGTGCCGGGCTCTGCCGCCGGGCCATCACCGGGGCTGACCGGCCGGTTTTGTCTTGCAGAGGCCAACCAGCGGATGGGGGTGATCGGGGCAGGAGCCCTCCTGGCGCTGCTGCTcatcctcctgctctccctgctctgctgctgctgcgtcTGCCGCAAGAAGGACGAAGCCCGTGGGTGAgtgccggggccgggggggctcTGCTGTGACGCCCAAGCAGAGGGGAGAGCTGTGGGTCTGGGGACAGCTGGGGATGGCGGTGACCAGTGCGGGGCTGGGACCGCTGGGGCGACGCAGGGACCTCACTGGGACGGCGGTGctgtggggaaactgaggcagagcgGCGCTGCCCACCTGGCACCGTGTGGCCTGTGGGTCCCTGGGGTCTGAGCAGGTCCCGCTGCGTCCTCAGGGCAGCACCCAGCTGGGGGGCTGATGGAGGGGCTCGGGGTGAGCCCTGCCTGGGGAcacccccttccccctctccctgaTGTTGTTTCCCTCTCGTGGGCCATCATTTCATGGAGACCCCCCAGGTCCCCTCCAGTCTCCAGGGCGCTGGAGCTGATCTGCAGAGGGAACCCTAAAATGCAGCGAGGGCATCGAGACGTGACCGAGACCCCCAGAACAAACCCCCGGGCCATGGGGTGAGACCTGGGGGGGGTGATGGGCTGCAGCACTGCCGGCTGTCCCTTGGGGATGTTCGGAGCAGGGAGGGTGAGTTCCTGCAGCAAGGTCGGGTTGCTGGCAGCACCCCGTGACATCCCACcgtggggacggggatggggacagcccCGTTGCACTGGGGGGAAGGCTTGTGCTGCTCAGCAAGGAATGAGCGGGCCGTGGGAGCTCCTCCGGCCGCGGAAGAAAGCCTCCCCTCATGCCACCGGCCGCTGCACAGGAATTTTCCAGAAGCCTCCCcttgcagccctgccagctcaaTCCCAGCCCGGCACATCTGGCTTGGAGAGCCTGGGGGCTGCATGTAATTATCCCACAGATAAAAGCACAAATGCAGCCCCGCGTGGTGAAGTATTgcacagggagaggggaaatggCTCAAAATAgtttcctctctccccgggTGCCTGGACCTCCACAATGTCCCGAAACAGCTGGGTCACCCGCGGTGCTGTCCCAGCAGCGCTCCCTTGCCGGAGCATCCCGAGGGACCGTGGCAGTGGTGGGCACGTCGCAGGTTGCCTTGCATCAACACGCGAAGCCGTTCGCTCCTGCGGCTGCAGATAATTGCTTGAAACCTCGGCCCCGGGAGGCTTCAAAACCAGAGAGCAAATAAAGAGAAGCCAAGTGTTTGTTTTAGGGTTgggataatttttattttttttaaagattcaggGTCTTGGCAGGGTGTTGCGGGTGTTTTGGGGCCAGGCTGCCAACGGCCATGGCCGGATCTGGCCTTGCCACCATCCCCTGGCACTGCTCTGCATCCTGGGGCGGTGCGAGCTGGTGCCCGGGGCTGGCAGCGGCCCTGGCAGGTCCCCGACCCCCCATGCCCTGGGCACCCCCCTGCTTTGATCTGCCCCATTATCTTTCCTGAAACCCCTTGCATTTGCAGCATCCCTGAGCTCCTGACTCTCTCCATGGCCCCATGAAGGCTGTCCCCACCGTGACACGGGTGCCAGTGCCTCTGACGGAGCTGTCGCCTTCTCTTGCAGCTCCAGCCAGGACCCGGCAGCAGCCAAGAAGCCACCGAGACGCTTGTGCGGGCGTTTCAGTCGGATCAGCATGAAGCTCCCGCgcatccccctgcgccgccaGAAGTTACCCAAGGTCGTGGGTAAGGtgctggggtttggggagggggcagagggcCAAACCCTGGGGGCTTTACTCCTGGCATGGCAGCGCACATGACTCACGGCGTCCTTTCCAGCCCCAAAACGAGGGCGGCAAGCGTGGCAGAGCAGTGAAGGGGACACGCGGGTCCCCGGGACCGGCACAATGCTTGGTTCGAGCTGCCTGGCTCACAGGGGCTCAGCCCTTTCTCAGTCGGCAGCTTCTGGATCTCAAAGCGCATCGTTTTGCTTTGTGAGGGTGGGTACCTGGTGCCTGGAGCTCTGCTGAGCTGTTTTGTGAGGCTTTTAGGTTCCCCAGGTAGAGAAACAGTCCCTGTCGCGGCAGCGTAACGCCTCGTTTGCTCTCTTGGTCCTGATTTAACCCTGCCCCAGCTTTGCATGGAGCCAGAGCATCCAAGCTGGGGCCGGAGCCCACCCCACTGTGGGTGGGCTCTGTGCACAGCAGAGTTGAGGATGGAGGGACAGAGACTTTTGGGTGAGATCCCCACGCTGCCTGGGCACAAACTGGACTTGTAGGGGGATGCTTGCACCTGGTAAAGCCCCTGACCTGGAGCTGTCAGGGCTGTGGGGGACCCCCTGCATCCAGGCAGCTGGGGGACACTGTCCCCCGCACGCTCCAAACCCTCCCTGCGCTTGTCCCAGCATGAGGAGCTGGGGATGTGCTGCCTCGGAGGGGAATAAACTGGGGGGCGAAGGCAGCGCTCCCCACCCTGCGCTGGCATGGGGCTCAGCCCCGTGCCCCCCTTCCCAAGCCCAGCACCTCCCCAGCCATGCAACGCTGGTGCAATGCCCCGAGCTGCTGCATCCCAGCGCGCAGCGGCTCGGCGTGAGGCTGAATCCCCCATTCCAGGTGGGACACGGAGATGGCCCCCATCCCAGCACGCCGTGCCCAAGCTCCAGCACCAAAGCAGGGAGGACGAATCCTCGCCTGCCGCGTGGGGCACGGCAAAGCCCTGCCCCAGAGCAGGGTGCGCCGGGGCCGGAGAAACATTCCTACTGCAAGGATAACAGAGGATAACAGAGGCCGTGTTTGTGGAAGGGGCCGGGCAGGGCTTGGGGAGGACAGAGGGTGCCTGTGTGCGTCGAGGGCAGGGGGGGCTCAAGGGGGCTGCCTGTGCCTTCCCCGCGCCGGCTGgcgcccacccagctgctctgtgTAAACAGGGCGGCAGCAGCCCCGGGAAAGGCTGAGGATGCAGCACCAGTGCCGGAGGGATGCTCGGGATGGTCTGGGGTCCCGGCAGGGCTGGAGCTATTCCTGGAGCCTGGTTGTGGGATTGGGGGTTGTTGTTTCACTGGAGGGAAAGGCTTTGGTCGGGGCTTGCCTTGCGTTCATCATGTCGTCCTGCACGGTGGAGCCGGCGTGGGTTGCGGCAGCTCCCAGACCTGGTGCACGGTCCGGCAATGCCTCCAGCACCCACTGGGTCTGGGGACCCCCCAGGGGAGGGAGACCTGCTGGGGTGCCTGCGGCAGCTGCATCCCTGTGATGCCTGGTGACCATGGTGCCACGTCTGTGTGGCTCCACCTGGAAGCCACAGTGGCCAGTACACGGTGGCAGAGGCCGTCTGTGTCCTGTGTTGGTCCTGCCAGCAGGAGGGTCTGGAGCATGCTGAAATGCCCCATCCCAAGTGCCAGGTCAGCACTGGAGGTGCTCAGGACCCTGTGGGGATGTTGTGGTGAAACTGGTGCTGGCTAAAGCCAAGGATGCCTGGTAAATGGTCGCTCTCGATCTGCTCACATCCTTGCAGAGCCACCGCTGTGACCGTGCGTTTGCTGGCACCGGGTGGGTTTTCCCCTCTGGGCTCAAACGTGATCACGGTCACCACCAGCTAGCACAAGCCCACACGTGGGAGCACCTTCCCAGGTGGGACAGCAGGTCTCGAAGCCCCACCAAAGCACAGTGGGTGCCTGGAGCCCCAGGTGCCCCCCTCAAAAGCAGCTCCCCAACCTTGGCACCAGCTTCAGATCCTCAGCATCTCCCTGGGGATTGCACCTGAGCTGGCAGCCTGCGTGGCCACATCCTGGCCTGACACCAGCAGCCGCGGTGCCAGGGTTTGGGTATCCCTGTCTGCCTGAGTTTCACGGGGTTTGCTTCTTGGGACGTCAGCAGTACCAGCATGGGTCTCGGTTGCGTGTCACCCCGCAGATGCCGGGGCTAACCCGAGCTCTGCAGCGCGCAGTGCCCACTCCTGCACCCCACCACCATGTCTCCTTTCTAAGCAGTGAAGCTCAACCAGCCCTGAGGGTGATGCCGACCACGGGGAGCTTTGGATAAGTGGGAgagggcagccaggagggcCCCGGTGCCACCCTCCCATGGCCCTTCTGTGGCTCCTCGCCACTTCGTCCCCGTCTTGAGACCCATCGACCGCCAGGGaaccagggctggggctggcacccTGATGCTGTGGCCCCGGGAGATTTTGGGGAGCAGCGGCAGGAGGAGACCTGTGGGAAGCATCCAGATTTCTCCCAGCCGTATCAGCCCATGATATATCAGCTAGGGGAGATGAATCCCAGGGGACTACACAGGAGCCCCCGAGCCTGGCTCTGGGTGCGCTGCACATCCTCTTTTTATCCTTTGGCCGTATCCTGGGTCTCATTCGAGTCCTGGAGACGCCTCGTGGCCATGAGTCCCAGCCTCTCGTCATGCCTCCTCTCAGGAAGCATCTCCCTTCATCCGCTTCCAGCCggctgcttttaattttccctttttggtttttattacaAGGAAAGCCATGTTGAAACTGCcacttccccctctccaggccGTTTGCTCTTTAAATATcgctgcttgcttttttttttttttttttcccctttctccaaGAAGCCAAACTATGTAGGGGCGAGCGTGCATCGCTGCCGTCATTTTAATGACCCTGCATCTCTGAAGCCAGATTCCCtaataaagaataaatgttCTGGTGGACATCCCAATAACACTTAGagttattttattgtaaaacaggGACGTGGTGCAAAAATGAAACGGTCAGAGCAGGAAATTACAGTGCGACTTAGATGGTTGGGATGTGCAGACAGAGGTTATAAATACCTGGAAATATCGATGTCCAGCTGCTGCGCAGGGGGAGCCTGGCTGTGCGCTGGGTTTTTGCAGCCCTTGCTGTGAagcagggctctgcctgggcTTGGAGGCAGCTTGCCACCATGCCAGGGGACAAAAGCCAgcaggcaggggatggggacaagaGCATCTGATGCTGCCCAGCACTCTGGGAGGGTTGGTCCCCTCCAccctgctgggtgctgccacAGTCCTGCGGGTACCCCGAGGACGATGCTGAAGCTGCAGGCACCTGGGGAAGCCCCACAGGATGGGTTGGGACATGAACTTATCCAGCAAAGAGCCTTAAAAAtgatcaaacagaaaaaaacagtcgCTCCCAGCCCAGACAACTGTCActgctcagctttttttttttttttttttcctaactgttgaaaccaaaaatatttttaacaccaagtttttcctctcttgtggCTTTTCTCTTCCGCGGTCAGCCCACgcagcagaggaggcagcaCCAGGGTGAGGGGGGATGCTTCTCCTTGGTTTCAGGATGGGAGAAGCTGGCAAAGAGTGTGAAAAGTGGCAGAATTGGGAAAAACCGGTGATGTGTGTCCCCCTGCCACAGGcatccttttatcatccttctACCTCcttttgcagaagcagaaggaaaaggaaaatgcaaaccATGATGCTGAAGTGGAAATTAGTGCAATTAAAGCTGGCCGCTCATTTCTTTCCCCAGGAAGGGGACAGTCACAGCGCCGGGACTTTCTTTGCAAAGTGGCTGTGCCGGGTTGCGCAGCTCATGGGTGACTGCCGGGACGCTCACTGGGTCCTCATGGGACCCAGGGTTTTGGGTGGCTCATCCCTCTGCCACGTGCATCCTCGATTTGGGCAGCTGGACACCTGCCATGGAGAGTGGGGATAGGTGGGAGGTGTAAGGCTGCACGGGCTGCGCTGTCCACAGCCACTCGTCCCCAGGCGTGGGGGATGCTGGTCACCACCATTGCAGGTTGATGGCTTCTGTGGATGCTTGGCTGGGGGACCTGGTGGGGATGCGCGGCGAGAGCTGTCCCCATGTCTGGGatgctgtccctgtccccaacaCCCACTGGAAAGTTGGGCAGGGGGGAGCTGTGCAGCATCCCACCCTCCTGGCTGGCATGGGGGCTGGGGGCGGTCCAGCAGGATGGGCACTGACAGCAGTTCCTTGCCCTCGTAGTGGCCCACCACGACCTGGAGAACACCCTGAACTGCAGCTTCATCGAGCCGCCCTCTGTGGTGGAGCAGCCTTCCCCATCGTGGTCCTCCCGcggctccttctcctcctttgaCACCACGGACGAGGGGCCGGTGTACTGCGTCCCCCATGAAGGTGAGCAGGGGCACCGGGTGCTTCCCCAGGGGACTTCAGGGCCATCACCAGGGGCCACCTCCTGCTCGGTGGAGAGGCATCACCCTTGCGCGGTGGGGACCGTGTCACCCTGGCTCCTCGTGCCCCGAAAAGGGATGCGGGTGCCAGTGTTGCCTCCCACACAGAGTTTCAGAGCTCCCTCCTCTGGCATTTGCTGCTCCGGGGTTGTTTTAAGAGCCCTCTTGTGCTGGGGTCCCTGACCAGGAGGAGGGAACGGGGGGACCTGGCGACACGCTGGGGTGCGGGGAGGAACCGGGTGGGATGCCGTCCCACCGTGCTGTGGGAGCATCTtggtccttcccctccccgggcaCACCTCGACCTGACACCCCCGTGCTCTCTTCCCGCAGAGAGCGTGGGCGACAGCAGGGACAGGGGGACACCCGCCAGCCCTGGGGACAAGCTGGTGGCCCCGGCAGGCGGGGAAGAAGCGGGCGAATACACCTTCCTGAAGGAAACGGGCTCTGTCAGAGCTTTCCCAGCCGACAGCAGCGAAACGCCCCTGCTCAAGTCCTCGGACAGCGAGCGCTCCTCCTGCGGCTCGGGCTCGGCCGGCGCCGCGCTCTACGCCCGGGTCGCTCGTCTCTCCAAGCAGtccaaggaggaggaggatgctaCCACGGAGCCCCGCAGCTCCGGGAAGCCGCCATCCCCGGAAAGGACCAAGCCCCGTCCCCCAGACCCGGCCACGAAGCCCAAAGTCTCCTGGATCCACGGCAGGTACAACTCCAGCCAGTCCAACTCGCTGCCGGCACCCAGCCGGTCCCCGGAGCAAGCGGCTGCCCGGTCCGGCAGCCCGGAGCAAGGCCAGGGCTTGGccaagaggaagaggagcccGAGCGAGACGTCAGCCGGCGTGCAGGGCAGAGCGGAGGAGAAGGGCGGCACGCGGGGCAAGGAGAAAGCGCAGAAGCAACCGAAGGAGCCCGGCGTCCCTGAGGGCAAAGCCAGCCTCGCCGGGGAGCCCCAGTCGCCCTCCAAGCCCAAGCAGAGGAGCAAAGCCGGCTCGGAGCCGACGGAGAGCATCAACGGGGCGGTGCAGAACGCCTTCCGAAAGATGGGCGCCTTCCAGCCAGAGCGGCGGGTGGGGGACAACAGGGATGCTCCTCGCAGCCCCGGCGCCGGCAAACCCCGCTCCGagcccctccatccccacctgGCCTCCGAGCTGGCCGCCCAGCTGAAGGAAAAGACTCAGAGCCTCAACAAGGGGGACGGAGGCACCCGGGCGAACGGGGTGGGCGCCCAGCGGGAGAAGCCCACCCCTCCGCAGAAAGCCAAGCGCTCGGTGGCCGCCGGCGGCCAGAAGACCAGCAAGCCCTTGCTGCCCACCTCTCCCCACCTGCAAAAACTGATCCCTGGGGCGGCCGAGCCGGCAGCCGGGGAGCCCAAGCGGGTGGAGAAGCCAAGCACCGGCAGCGGCCCGGACCAGGCTCTCCCCAACGAGCAAGCGGCCAAGAAAACCCCCATTAAAAAGCCTCCCAGGAAGAAGAGCCGAGAAGCCAGCCTGGAGCCGCCCCGAGCAGCCGCTGTGCCTGCTCAGGCGGTGCAGTGACCGGGAGCCGGGCACCGGCCCCGCACCGGCCGGCCGCGCGCCGGGAAGGACATTTGCCGGCACGGCCAGCGGACATGGAAGCCTGGACTGGGCAGGGGGCACTGGAAGAGCCGTGAGCCTccatttcccccctcctccatctctctcatccccctttttcctttagtctcccctgccccaggacCTGGTCCTCCCTATCCgtgccctgctgcctgctccctgcccggGTCTGGCAGCTCACCCTCCCCACACAGGGCAGGACCGCAGGGAGCTGGCCCAGCCGCCaacccggggcggggggggtccaTACGTGGCTTATCCCCCCCCACACCTTTTTGTAGCAGTATTATCGATCGCATAAGCAGTGCTTGTTGTACTAGACGTACCCACGGTATATTCTGCAGTAACGGAGCCGCTCGCTTCCCGCACCTCACTCCGGTCTGTCGGGCTCGTGGTGCACGGGAGAGGGAGGGTGCTGCTGCTCGGTGCCCAGGGCATCACCAGGGACGTGCCCCGAGTCCGTCGTCGGCAGCAAACCCCATGCCCCGGCGCCCTGGGCTCCAGGCACGGCTCTCCATTGCCGGTCCCGCCACAGCCGAGCCATGCCCGGCGTGGGGTCGAGCTGGTTTCGACCGATGCcaccctcccctctgcccctgggGTTGCTTCTGGCCAGGAGGAAAGCACTATTTATGGCCGGAGCTGGACGCCCTTCGGGCTCCCGTGTCCCATCCAGCGGAGTTGGAGGGATTAGTTCGGTACGACAGAGCCTGGCACCTCTGCAGAGCGCTTtcctaataaaaatgtatttcttctgtagcTGGGTGCTGTATCTCCATGCCCCAGGCTCTCCGTGGGCGGGTGACGTGCCGGACATCGCCTGGTCTTGCTCGGGTGCTCAGCCCGGTCCTGAGCGGGATGCAGTGGGGAGGTGGATCACCTTGCGGCAGGTTCAGGCAGGTGGTGacaggcagggtggggaggCAGATCCccgctgtggctgctgctgggtgctCACCTCATCCCCCAGTATCCAGCATCCTCCCATAGCCCAGCAAGAGCCCCGGGGGCTGGACCGGTCTTGTGGTCAGACCCTCTCCAGCGTAGCAAGGATTGGACCCTGGGGCTCAAGAGAGCTCTGGCTGCTGTGCAAAAAGAGTCCACCCCTGGCTGGGTGCTTGGGGTGCTGGGAGACAAACTGGGGGGGGAAACAGGGGGCTGGCAGTGGGGTGCAGGGCTCTGTCCCCAGCCTTCTAACCCCGTTGCCAAGGGGCTGCCAACCCTGGCAGCACTGGGGCTCTCCACACAGCCCCAGGCACCATGCTGCCATGTGGCAAGGCTGGGATAAGCCCAGGGGCCAGCTGAGATGGGCTTTCTCCCGCACGGCTTCTGCCCAAGATTCCTGAGCAGTCCTGCCTGCAATTTGCCTGCACCCTACCTGCACGCTTCAGTCACTTTGCCGGTGCACTGCCTGCACGCTACCTAATCTCTACGTGCATTTCACAagctctctgcctgctgcctgtgctctacctgctctctgcctgcacTTTGCTCGCACTCTGCCTGCACGCTACCCGCACGCTGCCTGTGCTCTGCGTCGCTGCCTGCGGTGGGAAGGCAGCGGGGCTCTGCGGTCTCCCTGCGGGGACTGAGGACAGCAAagccctgcctgtcctgccGCTCCTGGTGCTTGCCCAGGGCCTGCTGCCCGTGGGACTGTAAATGCTGGGTCCTTTGGGGTAGTGGCTCTGCCCCTGGCAGGGTCCTTCAGCCTCAAGCGGAGCCTCCGCCAGCCCATGGGGCTGGAGGACCCATCGTTCTTCCCGGATCTCCCTGGAGGAGCCggagccctgggctgcaggggacccTCCCTGCCGTGAGAAATGAAAGCAGGGCTGTCCGCTCCTGTGGGAGCTGGGAGCACTGGTGCCCACGGTTGAGCCATCCTGAGCTCTGCCCATGGTGGGGGGACGATGGCCAGGAGAAGACCACTGGACCAAAAGGCCAACCGCAGGGCAATCGCAGAGGTGATGGAGGGAGCTGGTGGACACCAGGATGGGATGAGACCACCCGGAACCAGGACAGCAGCCAGTCCAGCATGGCACCCAGGAGGGGATGGGGCTCCGGTACACTCCCTGGCATCGCTCAGCGTCATGGAGCTGGAGCCAGTGCAGTACCTGACACTGGCTGGAGCAGCATCATCTCATagcaaaaagctgaagaatAAAGGGACAGGACATCACACAAATTGTTGGCGTTGCTTACCAGACTCCTGGCCACCTTTCAGAGTTCCTtcactccccctcccctttccttcagGTTTCACTTGGGAAGATGAAGGATGACAGATGAAGGTACTCCAGGTTCTTCTCAGCAGGGTCCTTCCAGCTCAGATGGGTCGTATGCTTCTTCAAGAAATGTCCTGTAATGCCACAGGCCATAAAGGACATCACCATTGCAACGGATGAGGCATTGCCACACCTCAGCATCATGAAGGGCTCATTTCTCCGCATAATGTGACTGTGAATCTCTTTTCCAAGCACCCCGCCAGGGGCTGCACTTTGGTTATCTCTGACTGACAGCACCCTGCGATAGACACCAGTTAGGGGACTTTGTTTAGGAGTCCACAAATCAGCAGAGGCTGAAAACCATAGAATTTCCCCTGCAGCTGTGAGTCCCACCAGAAAGATCATACGTAGCAGAAATACACTTGCTTTTCTTAGCCACTTTCCACCGCTCTCTTGGACGTGCAGAAACCTTTGacctcaaagaaaaaacagctgaacCCACTCACTGGAAGAAGTCGTAATGTGAAGCAAATCCAGGTCTTCTGCTTCCCCGAGATGGAGCAGGAGCCACCTTCCCCAAGAGACAGGTCAGGCTTTTGGTGATGATGT
Coding sequences within:
- the SCARF2 gene encoding scavenger receptor class F member 2 isoform X1, encoding MGRVKPGPAAPTVMAARGLRPPRRARAGAAVLLLPVLVLVLSRGAAQELSPRGRNVCRAGGSSVLVCCPGWRQQGSECLIAVCEGNFTCKENEVCVRPGECRCRHGYFGANCDTKCPRQFWGPDCKEMCSCHPNGQCEDVTGQCTCNPNRWGPKCENVCLCKHGKCDQKTGKCTCEPNWWGPQCSSSCYCSHNSQCDQQTGNCLCQPGWWGRGCNNQCSCNNSPCEQFTGRCQCRERTFGPRCDRYCQCYKGKCNQVDGTCTCEPGYRGKYCREPCPAGFYGQGCRRRCGQCKSLQPCTVADGRCLTCEAGWNGTKCDQPCSPGFYGEGCKKLCPPCKDGHTCNHINGKCSHCNPGWIGDRCETKCRNGTYGENCAFVCSDCVNGQCHFETGRCLCHPGSHGTYCNLTCPPGRYGANCAEACSCHDGACDPLTGACHMEANQRMGVIGAGALLALLLILLLSLLCCCCVCRKKDEARGSSQDPAAAKKPPRRLCGRFSRISMKLPRIPLRRQKLPKVVVAHHDLENTLNCSFIEPPSVVEQPSPSWSSRGSFSSFDTTDEGPVYCVPHEESVGDSRDRGTPASPGDKLVAPAGGEEAGEYTFLKETGSVRAFPADSSETPLLKSSDSERSSCGSGSAGAALYARVARLSKQSKEEEDATTEPRSSGKPPSPERTKPRPPDPATKPKVSWIHGRYNSSQSNSLPAPSRSPEQAAARSGSPEQGQGLAKRKRSPSETSAGVQGRAEEKGGTRGKEKAQKQPKEPGVPEGKASLAGEPQSPSKPKQRSKAGSEPTESINGAVQNAFRKMGAFQPERRVGDNRDAPRSPGAGKPRSEPLHPHLASELAAQLKEKTQSLNKGDGGTRANGVGAQREKPTPPQKAKRSVAAGGQKTSKPLLPTSPHLQKLIPGAAEPAAGEPKRVEKPSTGSGPDQALPNEQAAKKTPIKKPPRKKSREASLEPPRAAAVPAQAVQ
- the SCARF2 gene encoding scavenger receptor class F member 2 isoform X2 — translated: MCSCHPNGQCEDVTGQCTCNPNRWGPKCENVCLCKHGKCDQKTGKCTCEPNWWGPQCSSSCYCSHNSQCDQQTGNCLCQPGWWGRGCNNQCSCNNSPCEQFTGRCQCRERTFGPRCDRYCQCYKGKCNQVDGTCTCEPGYRGKYCREPCPAGFYGQGCRRRCGQCKSLQPCTVADGRCLTCEAGWNGTKCDQPCSPGFYGEGCKKLCPPCKDGHTCNHINGKCSHCNPGWIGDRCETKCRNGTYGENCAFVCSDCVNGQCHFETGRCLCHPGSHGTYCNLTCPPGRYGANCAEACSCHDGACDPLTGACHMEANQRMGVIGAGALLALLLILLLSLLCCCCVCRKKDEARGSSQDPAAAKKPPRRLCGRFSRISMKLPRIPLRRQKLPKVVVAHHDLENTLNCSFIEPPSVVEQPSPSWSSRGSFSSFDTTDEGPVYCVPHEESVGDSRDRGTPASPGDKLVAPAGGEEAGEYTFLKETGSVRAFPADSSETPLLKSSDSERSSCGSGSAGAALYARVARLSKQSKEEEDATTEPRSSGKPPSPERTKPRPPDPATKPKVSWIHGRYNSSQSNSLPAPSRSPEQAAARSGSPEQGQGLAKRKRSPSETSAGVQGRAEEKGGTRGKEKAQKQPKEPGVPEGKASLAGEPQSPSKPKQRSKAGSEPTESINGAVQNAFRKMGAFQPERRVGDNRDAPRSPGAGKPRSEPLHPHLASELAAQLKEKTQSLNKGDGGTRANGVGAQREKPTPPQKAKRSVAAGGQKTSKPLLPTSPHLQKLIPGAAEPAAGEPKRVEKPSTGSGPDQALPNEQAAKKTPIKKPPRKKSREASLEPPRAAAVPAQAVQ